A single region of the Streptomyces sp. NBC_01381 genome encodes:
- a CDS encoding WD40 repeat domain-containing protein, protein MTHEIIDYGQFADRLGRQQGRPRWSLLDEVQREWGHVDPGGEPGHSRWGGENKKVGIDWELPVPQALNEWWDSPLNSFAFNPRLYWVHTQWPPKLSEMDVDEDSGLIGPDDDDRVCVFMSEYHYAHEWGYLAAEAELPDPRVVVSIGGEWVVQSRSLSEFLMQLAFERMPAHYGYTLRFGRDTVDADPEVVRRLEASYRELGLLPWQEMGTDALSYGAPDAVIRHGRGPGADFKIVINARTRTALLDVARTLGLEWTDKDIRPPAEVPEPLEDLGPVALQAGDADERGRWTVLTREYPQPPVVAGEAAALVEERSTLRAVACLQGPTMVVAGDTEGRVHVRETDDEDPETITLTLHRAPVTSVTCLELASTRLVLSGDANGVIRYWSTRRKPMRSPFARRNTPINSLAAAVLPTGPALAAAWADGLVRVWDLVSDAVANLRLGTGIKFLGLDTDGTLRVTDAESTAALRLDLAKLWPHRDLQLRLEDVDWGSLWTARGPGHMIPELIGKVTSDDKKTAMDAVHDLYRLLVSKEAASTAAVPAVPFLVELMTDPDNKSRSTLLLLIADLADVHQARGGRGDAQLAAVREALPTLRYLHDDPEGSIRWAANELEQNCAPR, encoded by the coding sequence GTGACACACGAGATCATTGACTACGGACAGTTCGCCGACCGGCTGGGGCGTCAACAGGGGCGCCCCCGCTGGTCGTTGCTCGACGAGGTGCAGCGGGAGTGGGGCCATGTGGACCCGGGCGGCGAGCCCGGACACTCACGCTGGGGCGGTGAGAACAAGAAGGTGGGCATCGACTGGGAGCTGCCCGTCCCGCAGGCGCTCAATGAATGGTGGGACTCGCCGCTCAACTCCTTCGCCTTCAACCCGCGCCTGTACTGGGTGCACACCCAGTGGCCGCCGAAGCTCTCCGAGATGGATGTGGACGAGGACAGCGGGCTCATAGGCCCCGATGACGACGACCGCGTGTGCGTCTTCATGTCCGAGTACCACTACGCCCATGAGTGGGGCTACTTGGCCGCCGAGGCCGAACTCCCCGACCCCCGGGTCGTCGTGAGCATCGGCGGCGAGTGGGTGGTGCAGAGCCGCTCGCTCTCCGAGTTCCTGATGCAGCTGGCCTTCGAGCGGATGCCCGCGCACTACGGATATACGCTGCGGTTCGGCCGCGACACCGTCGACGCCGACCCCGAGGTCGTACGGCGCCTTGAGGCCTCGTACCGCGAACTGGGCCTGCTGCCCTGGCAGGAGATGGGCACGGACGCCCTCTCGTACGGCGCTCCGGACGCGGTGATCCGGCACGGCCGCGGCCCCGGGGCCGACTTCAAGATCGTCATCAACGCGCGGACCCGCACCGCGCTGCTCGACGTCGCCCGCACGCTGGGCCTGGAGTGGACCGACAAGGACATCAGGCCGCCGGCCGAGGTGCCCGAGCCGCTGGAGGACCTCGGCCCGGTCGCGCTGCAGGCCGGGGACGCCGACGAGCGCGGGCGGTGGACGGTCCTGACCCGGGAGTACCCGCAGCCGCCGGTGGTGGCCGGTGAGGCGGCGGCGCTGGTCGAAGAGCGCAGCACGCTCAGGGCGGTGGCCTGTCTGCAGGGGCCGACGATGGTGGTGGCCGGGGACACGGAAGGCCGGGTGCACGTCCGGGAGACCGACGACGAGGACCCCGAGACGATCACGCTCACCCTGCACCGCGCCCCGGTGACCTCCGTGACCTGTCTGGAGCTTGCGAGCACGCGCCTGGTCCTGAGCGGCGACGCGAACGGTGTGATCCGCTACTGGTCGACCCGCCGCAAGCCGATGCGCTCGCCGTTCGCCCGCAGGAACACCCCCATCAACTCCCTGGCCGCCGCCGTCCTGCCGACCGGTCCCGCGCTCGCCGCGGCCTGGGCGGACGGCCTGGTCCGCGTCTGGGACCTGGTGTCGGACGCGGTCGCGAACCTCCGCCTCGGCACCGGCATCAAGTTCCTCGGCCTCGACACCGACGGCACCCTGCGCGTCACCGACGCGGAGTCCACGGCGGCGCTCCGCCTCGACCTGGCGAAGCTGTGGCCGCACCGCGACCTCCAACTGCGCCTGGAGGACGTCGACTGGGGCTCGCTGTGGACCGCGCGCGGCCCCGGCCACATGATCCCCGAGCTGATCGGCAAGGTGACGTCGGACGACAAGAAGACGGCCATGGACGCGGTGCACGACCTCTACCGCCTCCTCGTCTCCAAGGAGGCGGCGTCGACCGCCGCCGTCCCGGCCGTCCCGTTCCTGGTCGAGCTCATGACGGACCCGGACAACAAGTCCCGCAGCACGCTGCTCCTGCTCATCGCGGACCTGGCGGACGTCCACCAGGCCCGCGGCGGCCGGGGTGACGCGCAACTCGCGGCCGTACGCGAGGCGTTGCCCACCCTCCGCTATCTGCACGACGACCCGGAGGGCTCCATCCGCTGGGCGGCGAACGAGCTGGAGCAGAACTGCGCGCCCCGCTAG
- the ggt gene encoding gamma-glutamyltransferase has translation MRRAVVRNLTLLAVGGVLVSVGAATPPSSPRSAESPAPATGKVPVAVGYGGAVSSVDPDASAAGIEVLKKGGNAVDAAVATAAALGVTEPYSAGVGGGGYFVHYDAKTRKVSTIDGRETAPKTADSGLFLENGKPIPFEDAMTSGLGVGTPGTPATWQSALDRWGSRRLGTLLKPAERLARDGFTVDPTFRAQTESNQKRFKDFPDTAKLFLPGGELPVVGSTFKNPDLARTYEELGSKGVGALYRGGIGKDVVRTVNKPPVDPASGRVARPGDLSTADLKAYAVKGQAPTKTSYRGLDVYSMAPSSSGGTTVGEALNILERTDLSKASKAKYLHRYIEASRIAFADRGRWVGDPAFEDVPTKELLSQRFADSRECLIRDDAVLKSPLAPGDPRNPAACGSGDKAAPTTYEGENTTHLTAADKWGNVVAYTLTIESTGGSGITVPGRGFLLNNELTDFSFAPASPSVHDPNLPGPGKRPRSSISPTIVLDRHGKPVVALGSPGGATIVTTVLQTLTGFVDRGLPLVDAIAAPRASQRNAAQTELEPGLWDSPLRPELEAIGHSFKQNPEIGAATGVQRLPDGKWLAAAEKVRRGGGSAMVVRPE, from the coding sequence ATGCGTCGTGCTGTCGTACGGAATCTGACGCTATTGGCGGTCGGAGGGGTTTTGGTGTCGGTCGGTGCCGCCACGCCCCCTTCGTCTCCGCGCTCAGCTGAAAGCCCTGCTCCGGCCACGGGGAAGGTGCCGGTGGCCGTCGGATACGGCGGCGCCGTATCCAGCGTCGACCCGGACGCTTCCGCCGCCGGGATCGAGGTCCTGAAGAAGGGCGGCAACGCGGTGGACGCGGCGGTCGCCACGGCGGCGGCGCTCGGCGTCACCGAGCCGTACTCGGCGGGCGTAGGGGGCGGCGGCTACTTCGTCCACTACGACGCGAAGACGCGCAAGGTGAGCACCATCGACGGCCGCGAGACGGCCCCGAAGACCGCCGATTCCGGCCTCTTCCTCGAGAACGGCAAACCGATCCCCTTCGAGGACGCCATGACCAGCGGCCTGGGCGTCGGCACCCCCGGCACGCCCGCCACCTGGCAGTCGGCCCTCGACCGGTGGGGCAGCAGACGCCTCGGCACGCTCCTGAAGCCGGCCGAGCGCCTGGCCCGCGACGGCTTCACGGTCGACCCGACCTTCCGCGCGCAGACCGAGTCGAACCAGAAGCGGTTCAAGGACTTCCCCGACACGGCGAAGCTGTTCCTGCCGGGCGGTGAGCTGCCGGTCGTCGGCTCGACGTTCAAGAACCCCGATCTTGCGCGTACGTACGAAGAGCTGGGGAGCAAGGGTGTCGGGGCGCTGTACCGGGGCGGCATCGGCAAGGACGTCGTCCGCACGGTGAACAAGCCGCCCGTCGACCCGGCGTCGGGGCGGGTCGCCAGGCCCGGCGATCTCTCCACCGCCGATCTGAAGGCGTACGCGGTGAAGGGCCAGGCCCCGACGAAGACGTCCTACCGCGGGCTCGACGTCTACTCGATGGCGCCGTCCTCGTCCGGTGGGACGACCGTCGGCGAGGCGCTGAACATCCTGGAGCGCACCGACCTCTCCAAGGCCTCGAAGGCGAAGTATCTGCACCGCTACATCGAGGCGAGCCGCATCGCCTTCGCCGACCGGGGGCGCTGGGTCGGCGACCCCGCGTTCGAGGACGTACCGACGAAGGAACTGCTCTCGCAGCGGTTCGCCGACTCGCGGGAGTGCCTGATCCGCGACGACGCGGTCCTGAAGAGCCCGCTCGCGCCGGGCGATCCGCGCAATCCCGCGGCGTGCGGGTCCGGTGACAAGGCCGCCCCGACGACGTACGAGGGCGAGAACACGACGCACCTCACGGCCGCCGACAAGTGGGGCAACGTCGTCGCCTACACCCTGACCATCGAGTCGACGGGCGGCAGCGGGATCACCGTGCCGGGGCGTGGCTTCCTGCTCAACAACGAACTGACCGACTTCTCCTTCGCGCCCGCCAGTCCTTCCGTGCACGACCCGAACCTGCCGGGTCCGGGCAAGCGGCCCCGGTCGTCGATCTCGCCGACGATCGTCCTCGACCGGCACGGGAAGCCCGTGGTCGCGCTCGGGTCGCCGGGCGGCGCGACGATCGTCACCACCGTCCTGCAGACCCTGACGGGCTTCGTCGACCGGGGGCTTCCGCTGGTCGACGCGATCGCCGCGCCGCGCGCGAGCCAGCGGAACGCCGCCCAGACCGAGCTCGAGCCGGGGCTGTGGGACAGCCCGCTGCGGCCCGAGCTCGAGGCGATCGGCCACTCCTTCAAGCAGAACCCCGAGATCGGGGCGGCCACCGGCGTTCAGCGTCTGCCGGACGGCAAGTGGCTCGCCGCCGCGGAGAAGGTGCGCAGGGGCGGGGGGTCGGCGATGGTCGTACGGCCGGAGTAG
- a CDS encoding nitrilase-related carbon-nitrogen hydrolase, producing the protein MATVVRAALVQATWTGDTESMIAKHEEHAREAARQGAKIIGFQEVFNAPYFCQVQEPEHYRWAEPVPDGPTVTRMRALARETGMVIVVPVFEVEQSGFYFNTAAVIDSDGSYLGKYRKHHIPQVKGFWEKYYFKPGNAGWPVFDTAVGKVGVYICYDRHFPEGWRQLGLNGAQIVYNPSATSRGLSAHLWQLEQPAAAVANEYFIAAINRVGVEEYGDNDFYGTSYFVDPRGQFVGETASDKAEELVVRDLDLSLIEEVRQQWAFYRDRRPDAYEGLVQP; encoded by the coding sequence ATGGCCACCGTCGTACGCGCCGCACTCGTCCAGGCGACCTGGACCGGCGACACCGAATCCATGATCGCCAAGCATGAGGAGCACGCCCGCGAGGCGGCCCGCCAGGGTGCGAAGATCATCGGCTTCCAGGAAGTCTTCAACGCCCCCTACTTCTGCCAGGTCCAGGAGCCCGAGCACTACCGCTGGGCCGAGCCCGTGCCGGACGGCCCAACCGTCACGCGTATGCGGGCGCTGGCCCGCGAGACCGGCATGGTCATCGTCGTGCCGGTGTTCGAGGTCGAGCAGTCCGGGTTCTACTTCAACACCGCCGCCGTGATCGACTCCGACGGCTCGTACCTCGGCAAGTACCGCAAGCACCACATCCCCCAGGTCAAGGGATTCTGGGAGAAGTACTACTTCAAGCCGGGGAACGCGGGCTGGCCCGTCTTCGACACCGCGGTCGGCAAGGTCGGCGTCTACATCTGCTACGACCGGCACTTCCCCGAGGGCTGGCGCCAGCTCGGCCTGAACGGCGCGCAGATCGTCTACAACCCCTCCGCCACATCCCGCGGCCTCTCCGCCCACCTCTGGCAGCTCGAACAGCCCGCGGCCGCCGTCGCCAACGAGTACTTCATCGCCGCGATCAACCGCGTGGGCGTCGAGGAGTACGGCGACAACGACTTCTACGGCACTTCGTACTTCGTCGACCCGCGTGGCCAGTTCGTCGGCGAGACCGCGAGCGACAAGGCCGAGGAACTCGTCGTCAGGGACCTGGACTTGAGCCTGATCGAGGAAGTACGCCAACAGTGGGCGTTCTACCGCGACCGCCGTCCCGACGCGTACGAAGGGCTGGTCCAGCCGTGA
- a CDS encoding helix-turn-helix domain-containing protein, whose product MVRTPLTPEERERGERLGLLLRAARGERSMVEVAATAGLSAETLRKIETGRAPTPAFFTVSALAVALGLSLDEVAKACALVPV is encoded by the coding sequence ATGGTGCGGACCCCCTTGACCCCCGAAGAGCGCGAACGCGGCGAGCGACTCGGCCTGCTGCTGCGCGCGGCGCGTGGCGAGCGGAGCATGGTGGAGGTGGCCGCGACCGCCGGACTCTCCGCCGAGACACTCCGCAAGATCGAGACGGGCCGGGCCCCGACGCCGGCGTTCTTCACGGTGTCGGCGCTGGCGGTGGCGCTGGGTCTTTCGTTGGACGAGGTGGCGAAGGCTTGCGCGCTGGTGCCGGTTTAG